TCGGCCCGTTCTGTGCGCATTGGAAGGGTGAATAAGTCGTTTACTATCGCAATTTCGTTTTCTCGCATTTCTATCGAACTTTCTATGATATTCGTCGAGGGAGATCCGATGAACTGGGCAACGAATAGATTGACCGGTTCATTGTAAATTTCGTGGGGAGTGCCGATCTGTTGAATTTCAGCATTATTCATGACGACGATTTTATCACCTACAGTCATCGCTTCCTCTTGGTCGTGGGTGACCAAAATCATCGCTCGATTGAGTTCGCGGTGGAGTCGCTTGATCTCAGTGTGCATTTGGTCACGTAGATTCGCATCGAGCGCTGAGAATGGTTCATCAAGAAGGAATGCGACTGGCTCCATCACCATGGAGCGACCAATGCTAACACGCTGTTGTTGACCACCAGAGAGGGCTGCAGGCTTTCTATCCAGATAATCTTCGATGCCGAGCATTTCAGCAGCTTCCTCGACTCGCTTGTTCTTCGTTGCTTTGTCCAAATCAGTTGCCATATCCAGCCCGAATCGAATATTCCTTCGGACACTCATATGTGGAAAGAGCGTGATATTTTGGAACACAAAAGCAAGGTTGCGATCCTTTGGTTTCTTGTGCGTTATATCCTCCTCCCCGACCGTTATCGTCCCTCCATCAGGTATTTCTAACCCTGCAATACATCGGAGTGTCGTCGTCTTCCCACACCCTGACGGACCAAGAAATACCACGAACTCCTCAGGTTGGATGTCTAGATCGATCTCCTTACAGGCAACGACTTCTCCACCATTGAACGTCTTCTTCACATTTCGGAGGCAGATGGTATTTTGTCCAATTTCGGCGTTTTGGGTATTGTCCGCCGTTTCTGCAGATTGTGATTCCATTCGTAGTAGGGAGATTACGCCTTCTTTTATAAATATTTGTTGGTGGGGTTACCACATGAGGCATCGCAAGCGTGACGCTCCCCCTTTCGGAATCGAGTCTCGCTTACCGCGGAATATACATAATGAATAATAATGTTCGACATGCTCGAACGCCATTCAGCTTGAATCTCAAATTCCAATCCACCCACACCGAAATAATAACAAGGGTATATGTGTTATTCCCAGCATTTACTATTTAATGTTCGGTTATGCCGTACCGGTCAGCTTTGTTGTACCACCAGGGAATAACATTTTATTTGATCTCAACAATAGTATCTGGGTCTGGTCTAAGAATAAGTCGACAGACAGTTCTGACGTCCCTATGAGAGGGAAGGGGGAATCTTGGCTGGGATTTTGATATCTCAAGGAGGAGGAAGTATGGCGCGAGGGCAACTACTGAGGCTGACGATCCAGCCCGGTTTCTGACTCCTCCTGATGGACACTAGCTGGCGAATACTGTCTCAATTCATGCTTCCTGGGTATTGGGTTCTCTCCCCAACTGGTCTTCTGAGGCTGAACGTTTCCACTTACTTCGGCATCGCCAACTCCAACTCGAATTCATTGACGATTTCGGATACTTGATTTGCAATTTCGCTTTCTTGATCTTGACCTGTGAACGACCTTTTCGGCCCATTAACGCTGAATCCACCAATCACTTTTCCGGCACGGTCTGTCGCCGCGACTCCCAGCGCATGTAGGTCCCGAATGTTTTCTTCGTGGTTTGTAGCATACCCCTGATCACGCACCTCCTCTAGCTCGTTGAACAATTCATCACGGTCCGTGATGGTATATTTCGTTTCCGCTGGCAAACCCCACTTATCCAATATCTGCTCCGTTTGCTGCCGGGGTAGTTCGGCGAGGATTGCTTTCCCAATGGCTGTATTGTGAAGGTACAATCGGTTCCCCAACTTTTCGTGGGCCCATCCCATACGATCTCCTGAAGCAGTATGAAAATACGTGGCTTTTCCGCCCATCTCAACAGCGAATGCAGACCGAAAGCCAAGCTTTTCATGTATATAATCAGTAAAGTGTCCCGCGAGTACGTAGCCTTCCTCTTGTGAGCGTACGTACGTCCCCATACGAAGTAGCTCAGGCCCGAGAACATAGATATCTCCTCGTTTGATAACAAATTCTTTCGCCTCCAACGTGGCGAGATGGCCGTGGATCGTACTCTTCGGAATATCCATTGCATCTGCTAGTTCACTGACTCTCGAACCGTCGCTCTCCAATAGGTACTCAAGAATCTCTATCGAACGTTCTGTTGTCTGAAGCGTATTTGATTTTGTGTTCATAGAGCTATGTAACGCCCCGCCCTATTAATAAAGTTCGATATGTCCAAACGATTCAAGGGCCGTTACTGGACTGACTGTTATATCAGAACGGAATACAGATCTATCCGTACTACTCAATCAGTAGTGACGGCAACGAATACAACTCGCAATAAATTCACAACGAACGCAAATCCTGCAACAGTTGGATGTACTCGAGTATATTTCACAATTGAAAATGGTAGTAGAATTATAATATTATATGAAAGTGGAAACGTAGGGTTATACCTCAACCCAGTTTCTCGTTTCTGCTGATTCATAAGCCGCATCAAGTACTCTGAGCAACTGTACCGCATCGTCAATGGTAGCGGGCACGTCTCCAGTTCTAAACCCGTCAAAGTAGGATTCAAAGTAGTCTTGAACAAAGTCTCCCCAATTTGGAAACCGATCATATGTGAATTCATATTCAATGGTTTGCTTGGGGGACGCAGACCATTCTGGATCTTCGGCTGTCAGTCTCAATGGAACTGTTGGTTCTTGTTGGAGGCTATCATGGTGAAGCGGGGTGAGAGCCTGCGCATCGGTCCCATATATACCAAGATGGGTATCCTTCCCACGATCACTCAAGTAGTATCCGGTATTTTGTGTTGCCAATGTTCCTTTCTCGGTTTCAAGTTGCAGGACTGCTCCAGTCTCGATATCGGCGTTTTCATCAGCGGCTTCATGCATACGAGCGTTCACGGAGGTAATCGGGTCGTTCAAGATATACGGAATAATATCAAGCCAATGAGGGCCAATCCACTGCAGGGCACCACCTCTGGACGTTTCTTCGTCATAGATATAATGACTCGTATCCCGCTGTGAGAGCTGACTTGCATTGAACCGGCCTTCAACAGTCCAAACATCGCCAAAGAATCCTTCTTCAATTCGATTACGGAGCGCGATACTGACGGGGTTTTTTCGATAAAAGAACGTCGGTGAAATTGTGACCCCTGTTTCATTGGCTTGCCTCGCTATTTCTTCCATGTCACTAGCAGTTCTGCCGATAGGCTTCTCACTAATTACATGTACTCCCTCTTCAACGGCAGTCTCGACGATATCGGGGGTCTTATCGTTTCGATAAGTAATCCAAACTACCTCAACATCGCCGTCGGAAATCAATGTGTGAGGATCCTCAAATACAGTCGCTCCTTTAAGCAGTTCCGAGACATCTTGATTTTCAGTTGTCACTTCGTCCGGCCTCTCTTGCATAGGTGTAATGTCCTCAAGATCAACCACTCGGCCAGGTTCACACACCGCAGTGATGTCGATGCCAATGTTGCTAGCCACGGAGAAATAGGGATCGCGATGATGATGATCTATTCCTATGTATCCTGCTTTCACAACCATATTCTCGCATCACTTGAAGAGGTATGGTACTATAACGTTTGTGGGTTAGGAAACTGACTCTGAAGACCCCCTTTTTAGTGAATGATCGAGAAATGGGGTAATGATCATTCTATGAGGTTAAAAATAAACCAGATTGTGGATGAATATTAATTAAAAAATCAAAGGGCATCAATATATTACAAATATTGACAACCTGGTATTCCAACTGTATACCTGTTTAGACGTTGTATGAGATATTTTCGACAGTAGAATCAATGCCTCTCTCTATCAAGTCCGTAGCCCGGTGGAATAGGATACTCTCTAATTGTTAGCTCAATATATAATCGAGCTTACGAGTTATATGGTGTTGGCATCGTGAAATTCCCTGAATCAAATGAGAGTGGCTTTGGTTCTTTGATTATCTTCAAATCTTCCCTGTTTCTAGACTCATCAATTAGCGCTTTCGAAGCATACAATCGGGATAGATGCATCGTGTCAGTTGCACGAAGGACTCGAACGGACTCTGGATCAACGATCCCAATGGTCGAGAGGGCTGCAGTCAGGCCTGCTCTGTCAGTTTGAACTACCGGTGGTATCCGAACCCCGCGAGGCGTACTCGCTGTGAGGGCGTTAATTAGAGTCGGTTCCATCTCTATTTCATTGAGAAGATCTTTGTGGATGAAATCGGCAGACCCCATCCCCATTGCATTTCCGTGTGTTGTTTCGGTCAGTCTACGAGTGTAGATTCGTTTTATATCCGGAGAAACAGGTTCTGGCTCTTGTATTGCGAATGGGCGTCTTCCAATAACGTTTGTATCCATGCCTTGCCCACTGATCTCTTTACCCTGATAGTCGAGAATGAGTAGGTCTATATTATCAAATGGCAGTTTTGGCATGATATCATATGATGTTTTCAGTAACTCTCTTTCACGTTCCAGAAAGTTTGAAGGGGTAATTCCTTCGATAGACGCAGTCTCGTCATGTTGATCTTCTAAAATTGCGACGCCTCCTAATATTGGAAGATTCTCAATTAACTGTTCAGTTATAGCTGGAATCATATCCCGTAGTGACCAATCCACAGCCCAGTCATGTGCTATCTTCGCCCCTCGCTGTTTTCCCATCCCAATAACGAGCATTTTTGAGAGCCCGCTTTCTACAGACCCATCGAAATCAGTATGTGGCTTAATTCGATTGATTGGCACTATCGCATCGGCATTGACTGCGTTCCTATCTGCGACAACGGGGACATTGCGATCAGTAGTACGACTCACCTCCACGACATCCATACTGGACCGAATTTCACATCCGATTGTTGCTTCAGTAATACCGAGTTCGTTTAGCATCTCCCTTTGACCCTCTGCCGTTGCCCCTCCATGGCTCCCCATTGCTGGAAATACGAATGGGTGGTATCCACGTTGATCTGCTTGATGAACAACCCCAGAGACGATATCGGCAATATTCGCAATACCTCGACTTCCTACTCCAAGCGCAATTTCGCCGTTTTCCGGCACATCATCCAAGGGAAGCGACAATAAAGCTTGACCAGCTTCAGCAGCGATCTCATCACTGCTTATACTATCTGTTTGCCATACTTGCTCAATGAGTCCTAGCTCAGGGAGTTCTATCTCGCCACACGCGTTCATCACCGCAGTTTCTGAGACTGCTAATGAATCTCGTGATTGGTCCATGCCAGCACAAACCCTACGTTTGGTAATAAATACGGTGGTTGCTCACATCCTGACGAGAGCTCGAGTTTTCGAAATCTTGGCTCTGTAGTTCGGTATACGGCACTAGTATTCACGAATATCTCCCGATCCGTCGAGTGACCTTGGGCCGATCCTCACATCATAGTTCTTTGAAGTCGTTGAATGTATATCGGTGATGGACAGAATTTCGACATCCACGAATGAAGTAACTTTGAGTGCTCAAACGTCGTAGGTAGTGCGCGTGGCAAAGGAGCGACTGGCTGCGCACGGTCGAGTTGAAGAAGGCGAGGTCAGCGTACTTCTCAGCTGACGCGCCGAGAAATGCACTCCAAATCTTCAGCAGGAATTTGCCCAAATCACTTGCTGGGAACGGTGTTATGAGGCAGATTCCGTCGAGGATGCCACGCATTTCGCTGAGCAAATCTACCGTGACACGGTAAGATTCACCCGGATCGATACGAACTGCACGCAAGATGGGCATCATCCACTCAGCGAACTCGTATCCCCGGAGAGCCGGTGGTTCGGCAGGATTTGTAACAACAGATTCAGGCGTTGCGTCCGTCAGAAAAGTGATGAGACGGATTTCCGGTGTCACACTGACGTGTCACTTCGCTTTCTATAGCAATAACGCAGTCACGGATTCTCTTTCTAGTAAACCTACAATGCCATGATTAATAAAAACACACCAAGCGCTCATTTAGCGAAAGCCGGCTCAGGATATTAACAAAGCTATGCCGATTTTGACGGTCTCTATCCCTCAAATTGCGATATTGCGTTATCAGCTTGACAAATCTCCCATAAACCAGAGAGATCTAATCCGGAAGAGAATAGATATAACGTTGCGTCACGGTGTCACCCCCATTCAGGTTCTCTATTATTAAAGAACGCATCAACGCCTTCTTTTTGATCTTCAGTCCCAAAGAGAAACATATTTGAGGTGACTTCGTCCACACCATTTGATAAGTTTTTGTTTAACTGTCTCTTAGTCATCTTAGCAGCTAAGGGCGCTGTCGATGCGATTTGCTCTGCTCTCTCGGATATCAATTCGTTAAGTTCCTCACTTGACGTGATCTCATTCACTAATCCAATCTCAAACGCTTCCTGAGCAGAGAATTCGCGCGAAGTAAGCAATAATTCCCTTGTTCTTTTTAAACCAATTAAATCTGGAAATCTTGCTAAAGCCACCATCGCAACGTGTCCAAGGTTTGGCTCGGGTAGTCGGAACCTGGCGTTCTCACTCGCGATTGTAATATCACATAACGCTGCAATTTCACAACCACCTCCAAAGGCGATACCGTCTACCTTTGCGATCACTGGGATAGACACTTCTTCGATAGCAAAC
This window of the Haloarcula marina genome carries:
- a CDS encoding ABC transporter ATP-binding protein encodes the protein MESQSAETADNTQNAEIGQNTICLRNVKKTFNGGEVVACKEIDLDIQPEEFVVFLGPSGCGKTTTLRCIAGLEIPDGGTITVGEEDITHKKPKDRNLAFVFQNITLFPHMSVRRNIRFGLDMATDLDKATKNKRVEEAAEMLGIEDYLDRKPAALSGGQQQRVSIGRSMVMEPVAFLLDEPFSALDANLRDQMHTEIKRLHRELNRAMILVTHDQEEAMTVGDKIVVMNNAEIQQIGTPHEIYNEPVNLFVAQFIGSPSTNIIESSIEMRENEIAIVNDLFTLPMRTERAERLKEYLGENITVGVRPENLALDATSSLFECDIDLVEPKGARDTVLLRSGDIEIRASTEQGKIDEEKRRVSVNIDEENVWVFDQDGYRVI
- a CDS encoding IclR family transcriptional regulator — translated: MNTKSNTLQTTERSIEILEYLLESDGSRVSELADAMDIPKSTIHGHLATLEAKEFVIKRGDIYVLGPELLRMGTYVRSQEEGYVLAGHFTDYIHEKLGFRSAFAVEMGGKATYFHTASGDRMGWAHEKLGNRLYLHNTAIGKAILAELPRQQTEQILDKWGLPAETKYTITDRDELFNELEEVRDQGYATNHEENIRDLHALGVAATDRAGKVIGGFSVNGPKRSFTGQDQESEIANQVSEIVNEFELELAMPK
- a CDS encoding Gfo/Idh/MocA family protein; protein product: MVVKAGYIGIDHHHRDPYFSVASNIGIDITAVCEPGRVVDLEDITPMQERPDEVTTENQDVSELLKGATVFEDPHTLISDGDVEVVWITYRNDKTPDIVETAVEEGVHVISEKPIGRTASDMEEIARQANETGVTISPTFFYRKNPVSIALRNRIEEGFFGDVWTVEGRFNASQLSQRDTSHYIYDEETSRGGALQWIGPHWLDIIPYILNDPITSVNARMHEAADENADIETGAVLQLETEKGTLATQNTGYYLSDRGKDTHLGIYGTDAQALTPLHHDSLQQEPTVPLRLTAEDPEWSASPKQTIEYEFTYDRFPNWGDFVQDYFESYFDGFRTGDVPATIDDAVQLLRVLDAAYESAETRNWVEV
- a CDS encoding DUF362 domain-containing protein, giving the protein MDQSRDSLAVSETAVMNACGEIELPELGLIEQVWQTDSISSDEIAAEAGQALLSLPLDDVPENGEIALGVGSRGIANIADIVSGVVHQADQRGYHPFVFPAMGSHGGATAEGQREMLNELGITEATIGCEIRSSMDVVEVSRTTDRNVPVVADRNAVNADAIVPINRIKPHTDFDGSVESGLSKMLVIGMGKQRGAKIAHDWAVDWSLRDMIPAITEQLIENLPILGGVAILEDQHDETASIEGITPSNFLERERELLKTSYDIMPKLPFDNIDLLILDYQGKEISGQGMDTNVIGRRPFAIQEPEPVSPDIKRIYTRRLTETTHGNAMGMGSADFIHKDLLNEIEMEPTLINALTASTPRGVRIPPVVQTDRAGLTAALSTIGIVDPESVRVLRATDTMHLSRLYASKALIDESRNREDLKIIKEPKPLSFDSGNFTMPTPYNS
- a CDS encoding enoyl-CoA hydratase/isomerase family protein; protein product: MFQQINYEIVGQTAHITIDRPEKLNALLTKTWNELKTALEKAEENDEVRVAILAGNGRAFSSGDDISDLDFESKSDSELWEYTEHILSSMFAIEEVSIPVIAKVDGIAFGGGCEIAALCDITIASENARFRLPEPNLGHVAMVALARFPDLIGLKRTRELLLTSREFSAQEAFEIGLVNEITSSEELNELISERAEQIASTAPLAAKMTKRQLNKNLSNGVDEVTSNMFLFGTEDQKEGVDAFFNNREPEWG